A stretch of DNA from Spirosoma endbachense:
TAATAACGCCCTCTGCCGGTCCTGGGTCGCCCATTAAATCCTTACGATAGCCGTTTGTTGGGTCAGCGTGGCCACCGGTTGTGGCAATGGATTTGCCAACCGTTAAAATGCGGGGGCCTTCTACCAGTCCTGCATTGATGGCGTTACGCAGCGATATATTCACGCCCGACCCGCCCAGATCCCGCACAGTTGTAAAGCCAGCCAAAAGGGTTGTTTTGGCATATCTGGATGCCTGGTAGGCAACATCAGGAACATTTTTGGTGAAACCATCGATAGCGCCACCCCGTCGGGTCTGGGTTTCGAGGTGAACGTGCATATCGATCAGCCCCGGCAGTACGGTTTTAGACTTTAAATCGAGAACAACATCTTTTCCGGCTGGAGCCGTATAACCTTTCTGAACAGCAGTAATCTTGTTCCCTTCAACCACAACCGTCATCTGAGGTTGTAATGCATTTCCGACGCCATCGAAGAGATTTCCGCAGTGAATAAGTGTACGTTGGGCAAACAGAGGAGCGGCCAGCAGGGACAAACCTGCCAACAGGTATACTTTTTTCATAAAAGATTGTTGGTTGGGTACAAAAAAGGCTGCAACGATTGGTTGCAGCCCTTAAAGTACAAAAAAGACACCGAACAACTTTTATAATTTGGTGACCTGAACGACTGCCGTTCGGGGTTGGTCAGCATTCGACGAGGTTGGGAATGGATTTACTTCCCGCAGAATGACCTTGTAGGTCGCATTGCTAAGCGAAACATTGGTTGAATCCAGTCGCTTAGAATAGCCTTCCTTAAGGTCGGGGCCTAATGTTAAACGGACTGTCGTTGAGTCGCTATCTTTCGAAAGCAGTAATTTTACCTTAGCCTGCCCGGCCCAGATGCAGGTAACATCTTTCGGGCAGCGGCTGTCCTGAATGGAATCGGCACGAACGGTAACGTCGGCTCCCACTCGGGCTGATTGATGCAAACTAAGTGCGACACGGTCGGTCGGCGTTGTTTCGGATGAATTGCAGGCTGAAAAGAATACGGCTCCAACGATGAGTAAACCAGCAAGCTGCTTTGTGAAATCGAACATAATCCCTGGTATTTTTATACAAGGATTCCTGAGCTGGAAAAAAGGTTGGATTGCGCCTTTATTTTTTCACAATAACGCCATCGGCCACAAAGGTCAGGGCTTTTTCGGGTTCGGTGATTTTGGCAATTTCCTCCTTCGATTTTCCGGCATCTTCAGCGTAATGGCGCAGTTCGTCAACGGGCGTTGTTGTGCTTTCGGCGGTGCCTGCAACGACAACTGTTTTACCAACGATGTCTTTGGGAACGAAGAAACCGTAGTCTTTGAACGTCACCCGCATGAACTGTCCATCGCCGGTTTTAACTTTCATCCAACAGCCTTTCACTTTGCAGACCGACTCGACCGTACCTTCTACTTTGGCAGGCATCTTGTCTTTGCCGTTCATTTTGGTCGTTAGTTCCGTAGCCGGAATGGCGCCTTTTTCGGTAATTTTTTTGCCGTGATAGCTAAGTTCGCTCTGAGCAAAGGCGCCGAAAGAGGCTCCCACGAGCAAACTGACAATGAACAGTTTTTTCATGATCGTAAAGGAATTGAACACAACAATAGACGAAGATACAGAAAGATTATGGGTTTGCCTTAACTACTTCGTTTACGGATAATTACCAAAGTGCAGCCGGTTTTCAGTATGTTTTTTAATCCTGGCCTTTATCGTTCATATTGGATCACAGATTTAACAATCGACAAACGGGTTATGACAGGAACGAATCGGGTTTTGGCTGTTGGCTTGTGCATGCTGGTAGTGACGGCATGCCAGAAAAAGGAAAAAGATGAAACGCCGGTACGCACATCTTTTTTTGATAAATCGGGGATGGATACAACGGTTTTGCCGGGGAACGACTTTTTTACCTATGCCAACGGAGCCTGGGTAAAGAAAACGAAAATACCCGACGACCAGACAGGCTGGGGATCATTCTACCTGATCTACGAAGAAAATCAGAAGAAAACCCGATCAATTCTTGAAGAGGCCGCAAAGGCCGATGCTAAATCGGGCAGCGTCGAACAGAAAGTGGGCGATTTCTATGCCAGTGGCATGGATACAGCTACCATTAATAAACTTGGTTACGAGCCGGTAAAAGCCGAACTCGCTAAAATTGCGGCCCTAACCGATTATAAACAAGTTCTGGATTATATTGCCGCCGACGAAACCAATCGGGGAGGGCAGTTCATCGGGCTATACGTTGCTGCCGATGATCGCCAGAGTTCGATCAATCGCATCAATTTTAGTCAGGCCGGTTTATCGTTGCCGGAGAAAGAATATTATACCCGAACCGACGAGGCAACCAAAAAAGTCCGGGCTGCTTTCGTGGCTTATATCGGCAAGCTTTTTACGATGGTTGGCGTCGATCCGGCATCGGCCAAAACCAAGGCGGATGCTATTCTTGAATTCGAAACGGCCCTCGCCAAATCGCACAAAGCCCCCGTTGAACTGCGCGATCCGGTGGCCAACTATCACAAATTCGCCGTGTCGGATCTGACGAAACAAATGCCTAACCTAAACTGGCGCACATTGCTTAACAAAATGAGTCTCGAGCGGATTGACACGGTTTTGGTCGCTCAACCCGGCTACTATCAGGCGCTGGACAAAACCCTGCCGACTGCCCCTATCAGTCTCCTGAAAGATCGCCTTGTCTTTGATGTGTTAGACCATAATGCCAGCCTGCTCAGCAAGGCGTTTGAGCAGGCAAGCTTCGACTTTAACAGCAAAACACTCTATGGTCAGCCTCAATTACCCGAACGCTGGAAACGTATTGCCGACCGTACCGATGGGGCGCTGGGGGAAGCATTAGGGCAATTATGGGTCAAAAAGTATTTCCCGGCCGAAGCCAAAGAGCGAATGTTGACGTTGGTCGACAATCTGCAAAAGGTCTATCGGGAGCGCATTGAAAAACTCGACTGGATGGCCCCCGAAACCAAAAAGGTGGCCCTCACGAAGCTGGATAAATTCGTGAAGAAAATTGGCTACCCTGACAAGTGGAAAGACTATTCAGATGTAGAGGTAAAACGTGATGATTATTATGGCAATGTTCAGCAGGCGCGGAAACATGCCTACAAGGAGGATTTTGCTAAAATCAACCAACCTGTCGATCGAACCGAATGGGGAATGACACCGCCAACTGTAAACGCGTATGCGAATCCAACCAACAACGAAGTCGTTTTTCCGGCCGGGATTTTGCAATTCCCTTTCTTCGATAAAGATGCCGACGATGCTATCAATTATGGCGGTATCGCAATGGTGATCGGCCACGAAATGACGCACCTTTTCGACGATCAGGGTCGTCAGTACGATGCCAGTGGTAACCTGCGTGACTGGTGGACCAAACAGGATGCTGAGCGATTTAAAACAAAAGTTCAGACGGTTGTCAATCAGTATAGCACCTACACCGTACTTGATAATTTACACCTGAACGGTCAGCTAACATTGGGCGAAAATCTGGCTGATCTGGGGGGTATTACACTGGCTTACCAGGCATTTAAGCTGACAGACCAGGGTAAAAGCACGGACAAGATCGACGGTTTTACGCCCGATCAACGATTCTTTCTGGGTTTTGCCCAGGTCTGGCGCATTAAGGTTCGGGACGAAACCGAGCGGGCTGGTATTTCGACGGACCCTCATTCGCCCGCCAAATTTCGGGTCAATGGGCCACTGACCAACTTTGAGCCGTTTTACCGGGCATTTGACGTAAAGCCGGGGCAGAAATTATATAAACCAGAAGTTGAGCAGGCGAAGGTCTGGTAATCTCCGATTTCTCAGACGATCTGACCCGCTTACTGGTTTAGAGCCGTTAAGACGGATACTAATCTTCAGTAAATAATCTGACCAATGCCGCCAATGATCGCATTCCCGGTATTGGCCAGATTGCTTAACGGGGTTCTTTCGATAAAAAGACGCTAATCGAGCTTTACATGTCGTGTTGTTCCTGGTAACTATTTTTGTTAGGACTTTGCTCAGAGCTGTAGAGCCGTGCCACGGTTACTAATTATGAATAAACAAACCGTGGCACGGCTCTACAGCTCTGAGCAAAGTCCTACTTATAAAGAATTTAAAAAATTAATTGCCTCTTGCCGAAAAGGCTTTAAGGTAGCCAATTCAATAAATTTTTTCAGATGTTTGATAGTAGCTTGAGGGGTTTCGCCACCAGCTAATGCTAGTATTTTTGTCAACTCCTGGCCTTCCTGATATATTCGATTGTCTACTTCTTCCAGGGCTCGAACTAGATCATTTTCATCGAATTGGATCTCTAGTTTATCTTCAATATAAGCCATTGGGGCCTGAATTTTGTCAAGATGGTTACCACTTTTGGGGAGATACACAGCCAAGAGCTTCACCAGCGTGATAGGATCATAATTTTCCAGATCCTTATCAGAAACAGTTAGTAGACTGTCTTCGACAAACCTACTTGCTGTTTCGTCCTGCCCCAAAGAAAAGTAGAGTTTAACGATAGTTAACCCTAAAGGCAAATAGTTATAGTGGACTATGGAATATCGGTTCCATAGCTCCAGGTTTAAATTCAAAGCCTCTTGACGTTTACCGCCATGTTCACAAATTTCTGCTCTTAAAAGAGTTACCTTCTGATCCAGCTCATTTTCTGTAAGAGCAGTCGAGTGTTTTTCTGAAAATGCGTCTAATTTAGATTCGGCATCGTCAAAGTTTGTTCTATAAACATCAATCATCAATTGATCAAATTGCAGCCGTAGAGAGTTCATTTAGGTAAGTTGGTTAAAACTGGCCTGGAAAAGCGTTAATCGCGATCTTACCATAAACATAGATTCCTGCATCGACTACAATAGCCCTGAATAATTAGAAATGGTTGCGAGGCAGCAAGTTTATCTAGAATCGAAGCTATTCTGGTTCTGTATATATAATCTTTATATTAAATTTAGTCACTACAGGCGAATTGAAAATAGAGTAATTTTATAGTTGTAACGCACGAAGCTATTGACCACACTCATCCGGCGCGGGAAAGGAAAAGCCACGATGATTATTTCAAGCCTGATTGGCCAGCCACAAACGGCTTTTTATTGCAGACCAAATGGAAACAAACTGCTGTTTAAGGCTATAGTCGTGACAAGGTAAATCCTGGAAGCGGGACCTATAACGTCAATCGTTGCTTATCTTTTAACAATGCTGCCTGAAGTTTCTCGTAGGGTAGCTTTTGTGGGGACACCTTATTGTCAATGGCCAGTACCGCGGCTGTAGCGGCAGATTGTCCCAGAATCATAAACACCGGCTCCATCCGAATCGAACCGAAAGCAATGTGTGAGCTGGATACGCAAACGGGAACGAGCACATTTCTGCACTCATTTTCTTTCGGTAAAATAGAGCCATAGGCTATCGAATACGGTTTGTCGGGATGAACGCCAATGTCCCCTTCGTTCTGCACATAGCCGTCTTTTTTGACGTATCGCTGGGCATTGTGCGCATCCAGCGAGTACGACCCCATTCCGATCGGGTCGGGAACGCTGGTTTTCGCCAGCACATCTTCTTCAGTCATCACAAATTCACCCAGCATACGTCGGGCTTCCCGAATATAGAGCTGACGTGGCCAGTTGCCATTCTCCGTAAATTCATCTTTGGCCAGCCCCCATTGCTTCATTTTGGCCTGTACATCATCGGGTACGCGCGGATCGTTCGACAGAAAATACATTAACCCTTTCTGGTATAGCTCATGATCTTTAATGATTTGTTTCCGACGCTGATACGTGGCTTCGGGGTAGTCGTAGTTTTTGCCGAGATAGTCGGTACTGAAGGGACCGTGGTTATTGGTGTCGGTTTTTCGATTCGGAATCGGGTCGAACTTATCGAAAGTTTCGCGCCATCCGGTTGCGAAAACGCGGGCTAAAAGCTCGTAGCGATTTGCATTGTAACCCGCTGGTTTGGGAAACGGCACCCGGTTGCCGGGGTGATTGCTCAGGCACATACGAAAGCAATACGCCTGTATCTTATTGTCACCATCGCCTTTTTCTCCCGGAGGATTGGGCGATACTTCGGGTAAAAGACCGCTTTTCGGATCGCCTGCCACCACATAGGGGCTAACGTTAGCCTTGAAATAATGACCGTGTTGGAAAACTTCGGTTTCTACACCGTTCCATTTTTCACCATAAACACTGTTGGCTTCGCGGCCTACGTGGTATTTAATGCCCGAAGCTGCCATGAGATCACCTTCATAGGTGGCGTCGATAAACATTTTCCCTTCATAAACCGTCCCCTTCATGGTGCGAAAGGAACGAACAACGCCCGCACTTTTTGTAATCCCGGTCTTTGATCGGTCCAGCCATTCGTCGCGGTAAATAGGAATGTGATATTCTTTAACAAAGTCTTCAAAAACCTGCTCGGCAGCATGCGGTTCAAAAATCCACATGGTTCTGGAGTTGCCGTCGATGGCAGGTGTACCTTGCCCTTTATTCCCGTATTCTTCTTTTTTCTGCCATTTCCAGGAGTCTGCCTTCTGGTAGTGTTGGTAGAGCCGTTGGTAAAATTCGCGCGATAATCCACCAATTACTTCTTTATTGCCCGTATCGGTAAAGCCCAGGCCGCCCGACGATAACCCACCCAAATGGGTATCGGGCGATACGATAATGACCGATTTGCCCATTTTCTGGACCTGAACGGCCGCGATCACGGCCGCTGACGTTCCGCCATAGACAATAACATCGGCTCTTCGAATCAGAGCAGGATTCGTTTTGATAACGGTAAAGCCCGGCAGAAAAGTGAGCAAACAAAAGATCGGGAAGAAGAGTAGGAGAGTGGGTTTAGACATCAATTTGTACGTTTACGAAAGCATTTATCAAACCTGGATGGTCTTTTGATAAGGCAGTAGGTTAGCGGTTTTACCCATTTTTTTGCCCAAAAACCGGCTATCCGGCGAATAATACAACTTACTTTACATACAGAATCCACCCCAGTCAGGATTACCAACTGAGATGGATTCTGTATTTCCCTGACAAGTAAACGGTACTACTTATCAAACCATAGGGGCGTGTCAACGGCCAGCCCCGTTGGTGTATTGGGGTTCGAGTTGATCTCTTCGCTACGGTAGAGTAACCGACGAACCAGACCACTCACTGGTGCGCCAGCCGGAGTTGTCATGGCGGGAATCTCCTGGCCGATCGTACCCGAACGACGGTTCTGAACCCAGCCTTCGATGGGACGCATAAACAAATCTAAATATTGCTGCTGCGCCAGTACCGTTTTGTAATTGGCGGCCGTTAGCGCCGGTAAGCCAGCCACATAGGTATCTGTCTGTGCAGTCGGTAGCCCCAGGGATAGAAGTGATTCTTTCACCCCCGCCCGAAAACGCTGAGTGGCCATGTCGAAGCTACTGCCAGTCACAAAGCCACGTGCTATGGCCTCCGCTTCGAGCAAGAGTTGTTCTGAGTACGAAAACGATACTTCGGGCAGGTCGGGCTTTAATAGATTTATGTTTACCAAAGCCGATTTGTCCGTATAAGTCTCTACCGAATTGAGCGCAACAAATTCATTGGCTCCGGCAGCAGGTCCTGGCTGATAGAAATACGGAATGCGGGGATCATTCAGGGAAGCCAGTAGATTATAGACGACCTTGGAGCAGTACCAGTCTGACTGAACGCCCCCCCGAAATATGGCTGTAAACGAGAACCGGGGATTCTGACGGCCAGGCTGGTTATAATACTTAAACTGCATGGCGTCGGCCGAGGAGGCAATCATATTCCCGCTTGTAATCAGTTGCCCAATGGCGGTTGATTTTGTTGGATCGGCATCGACCATGGAAAACATAATCCGCAATTTAAGGGAGTTGGCGAATTTTCTCCACTTGGTCATATCGCCCCCATAATAGAGGTCATTAGGCGCAATAATACCTTTTGCGTTCGGGTCAATCAGGCCGATGGCTTCGTCAAGCATGGCAATACTACCGGTCAAAACATCGACCTGCTTATCAAATTTAGGAAGATCGACCGTTCCGGTAGCTGCCTCCGAAAACGGAATATCACCCCAGAGCAACGATGTTTGTGCGAAAGCAAAGGCCATCATAATTTTGCACTGC
This window harbors:
- a CDS encoding DUF4920 domain-containing protein — translated: MKKLFIVSLLVGASFGAFAQSELSYHGKKITEKGAIPATELTTKMNGKDKMPAKVEGTVESVCKVKGCWMKVKTGDGQFMRVTFKDYGFFVPKDIVGKTVVVAGTAESTTTPVDELRHYAEDAGKSKEEIAKITEPEKALTFVADGVIVKK
- a CDS encoding M13 family metallopeptidase — translated: MTGTNRVLAVGLCMLVVTACQKKEKDETPVRTSFFDKSGMDTTVLPGNDFFTYANGAWVKKTKIPDDQTGWGSFYLIYEENQKKTRSILEEAAKADAKSGSVEQKVGDFYASGMDTATINKLGYEPVKAELAKIAALTDYKQVLDYIAADETNRGGQFIGLYVAADDRQSSINRINFSQAGLSLPEKEYYTRTDEATKKVRAAFVAYIGKLFTMVGVDPASAKTKADAILEFETALAKSHKAPVELRDPVANYHKFAVSDLTKQMPNLNWRTLLNKMSLERIDTVLVAQPGYYQALDKTLPTAPISLLKDRLVFDVLDHNASLLSKAFEQASFDFNSKTLYGQPQLPERWKRIADRTDGALGEALGQLWVKKYFPAEAKERMLTLVDNLQKVYRERIEKLDWMAPETKKVALTKLDKFVKKIGYPDKWKDYSDVEVKRDDYYGNVQQARKHAYKEDFAKINQPVDRTEWGMTPPTVNAYANPTNNEVVFPAGILQFPFFDKDADDAINYGGIAMVIGHEMTHLFDDQGRQYDASGNLRDWWTKQDAERFKTKVQTVVNQYSTYTVLDNLHLNGQLTLGENLADLGGITLAYQAFKLTDQGKSTDKIDGFTPDQRFFLGFAQVWRIKVRDETERAGISTDPHSPAKFRVNGPLTNFEPFYRAFDVKPGQKLYKPEVEQAKVW
- a CDS encoding FAD-dependent oxidoreductase: MSKPTLLLFFPIFCLLTFLPGFTVIKTNPALIRRADVIVYGGTSAAVIAAVQVQKMGKSVIIVSPDTHLGGLSSGGLGFTDTGNKEVIGGLSREFYQRLYQHYQKADSWKWQKKEEYGNKGQGTPAIDGNSRTMWIFEPHAAEQVFEDFVKEYHIPIYRDEWLDRSKTGITKSAGVVRSFRTMKGTVYEGKMFIDATYEGDLMAASGIKYHVGREANSVYGEKWNGVETEVFQHGHYFKANVSPYVVAGDPKSGLLPEVSPNPPGEKGDGDNKIQAYCFRMCLSNHPGNRVPFPKPAGYNANRYELLARVFATGWRETFDKFDPIPNRKTDTNNHGPFSTDYLGKNYDYPEATYQRRKQIIKDHELYQKGLMYFLSNDPRVPDDVQAKMKQWGLAKDEFTENGNWPRQLYIREARRMLGEFVMTEEDVLAKTSVPDPIGMGSYSLDAHNAQRYVKKDGYVQNEGDIGVHPDKPYSIAYGSILPKENECRNVLVPVCVSSSHIAFGSIRMEPVFMILGQSAATAAVLAIDNKVSPQKLPYEKLQAALLKDKQRLTL
- a CDS encoding SusD/RagB family nutrient-binding outer membrane lipoprotein; translation: MRTLIYALLLTISTTACFRNSDINIDPNRSTSVDPALLFSGASTQFSLLRVGELTWPIALMNQMWASGGRWGLEQAKYDQTRVRSAWGRTYTDVLKNLNVAIEVAQKAQPVNKNAVAQCKIMMAFAFAQTSLLWGDIPFSEAATGTVDLPKFDKQVDVLTGSIAMLDEAIGLIDPNAKGIIAPNDLYYGGDMTKWRKFANSLKLRIMFSMVDADPTKSTAIGQLITSGNMIASSADAMQFKYYNQPGRQNPRFSFTAIFRGGVQSDWYCSKVVYNLLASLNDPRIPYFYQPGPAAGANEFVALNSVETYTDKSALVNINLLKPDLPEVSFSYSEQLLLEAEAIARGFVTGSSFDMATQRFRAGVKESLLSLGLPTAQTDTYVAGLPALTAANYKTVLAQQQYLDLFMRPIEGWVQNRRSGTIGQEIPAMTTPAGAPVSGLVRRLLYRSEEINSNPNTPTGLAVDTPLWFDK